The Candidatus Eisenbacteria bacterium genome includes a region encoding these proteins:
- a CDS encoding glucose-1-phosphate adenylyltransferase encodes MILSGGGGERLGVLSAERAVSALPFGGKYRVIDFSLSNCCHSGIEHVGVLAQHAPASLNDHIGAGRPWDLDRRQRGVVILQPFQTRSHAGWYRGTADAIAQNWSLLDELRPERVLVLSGDHVYRMDYRALLLAHEQRGASVTMAVTRVAADQTQRFGMVTSDRAGRVRGIEEKPERSASPFANMGVYVFEFGVLGEMLRTRPVDLVLDVLRPLVEAGERVYANEFTGFWEDVGTVASYYRANLELVQPQPRFQLHDARWPILTRDEERPPMIVSGSAEIEDSLIANGSRIEGRVRRSILFPGVHVAREAEVTDSVVLPDTRIEEGARVDGAILDKYVRVGAGAVVGEGTHAGPAELAWLGGLVLVGKDAWIPPGGHVERPASIGVGGRYEDFQDGRIPSGVMIPNRLWFEEIR; translated from the coding sequence CTGATCCTGTCGGGCGGTGGCGGCGAGCGGCTCGGCGTGCTTTCGGCCGAGCGTGCGGTGAGCGCGCTGCCGTTCGGCGGCAAGTACCGCGTCATCGACTTCTCTCTGAGCAACTGCTGCCACTCGGGAATCGAGCACGTCGGCGTGCTGGCGCAGCACGCGCCCGCCTCGCTCAACGACCACATCGGCGCCGGGCGGCCGTGGGACCTCGACCGCCGACAGCGCGGCGTCGTGATCCTGCAGCCGTTCCAGACGCGCAGCCACGCCGGCTGGTACCGCGGAACGGCGGACGCGATCGCGCAGAACTGGAGTCTCCTCGACGAGCTCCGGCCGGAGCGCGTGCTGGTGCTGTCGGGCGACCACGTGTACCGCATGGACTATCGCGCGCTGCTGCTGGCGCACGAGCAGCGGGGCGCTTCGGTGACGATGGCGGTCACGAGGGTGGCGGCGGACCAGACGCAGCGCTTCGGCATGGTCACGAGCGATCGCGCGGGGCGCGTGCGCGGAATCGAGGAGAAGCCCGAGCGAAGCGCGTCGCCGTTCGCCAACATGGGCGTCTACGTCTTCGAGTTCGGCGTGCTCGGCGAGATGCTGCGCACGCGTCCGGTGGACCTGGTGCTCGACGTGCTGCGTCCGCTCGTCGAGGCGGGCGAGCGTGTCTACGCGAACGAGTTCACCGGCTTCTGGGAGGACGTCGGCACGGTGGCCTCGTACTACCGCGCGAACCTCGAGCTGGTTCAGCCACAGCCGCGCTTCCAGCTTCACGACGCGCGCTGGCCGATCCTGACCCGTGACGAGGAGCGTCCGCCGATGATCGTCTCCGGGTCCGCCGAGATCGAGGACAGCCTGATCGCGAACGGCAGCCGCATCGAAGGGCGCGTCCGGCGCTCGATCCTGTTCCCGGGCGTCCACGTCGCACGGGAAGCCGAGGTCACCGATTCCGTGGTGTTGCCGGACACCCGGATCGAGGAGGGCGCTCGCGTGGACGGCGCGATCCTCGACAAGTACGTGCGCGTGGGGGCGGGTGCGGTGGTGGGCGAGGGCACGCACGCCGGCCCCGCCGAGCTGGCGTGGCTGGGCGGGCTCGTGCTGGTGGGCAAGGACGCGTGGATCCCGCCCGGCGGCCACGTCGAGCGCCCGGCGTCCATCGGCGTCGGCGGCCGCTACGAGGATTTCCAGGACGGCAGGATTCCGTCGGGCGTGATGATTCCGAACCGGCTCTGGTTCGAGGAGATCCGATGA
- a CDS encoding pseudouridine synthase has translation MTIRLNKLLSSRGIGARRKCDAIVAEGRVRVNGRVVLAPGTMIDERRDRVEVDGRPLPKSQKHSYFVINKPVGVITTLDDPQGRRTIAEFLPRGQRLFPVGRLDADTSGLLLLTNDGDLAHRLMHPRYGVVKVYRVRLDREPGPRQLERLARGVEFERGVTSAPARVRRIDPGFDAIMIEIAIHEGRFRQVRRMCEAVGLNVTGLHRVGYGPVRLGPLARGMWRELADSEVERLRAASSEPRRRGAPASAPERPARVARRTPPAAGRAARGARRDEAAEVEDRWIPGGGFAPEAGDAGGAEEWPARASRDRGDEAFRSRRPNVAGRGESPPWHAPGFRRGPAKAGFRESNGPRSGAGPGRRRREDGKPRRGEARGGDARASRADRGTGQGRGPARAISPRSERRSGPERARPRREAPPRKSDGRRSRPEDRTRRPRNR, from the coding sequence ATGACGATTCGCCTGAACAAGCTGCTCTCGAGCCGCGGGATCGGCGCGCGACGCAAGTGCGACGCGATCGTCGCCGAGGGTCGCGTGCGCGTGAACGGGCGCGTCGTCCTGGCGCCCGGAACGATGATCGACGAGCGGCGGGATCGCGTGGAAGTGGACGGCCGCCCGCTGCCGAAATCGCAGAAGCACTCCTACTTCGTGATCAACAAGCCGGTCGGGGTCATCACCACGCTCGACGATCCGCAGGGCCGGCGGACCATCGCGGAGTTCCTGCCGCGCGGGCAGAGGCTGTTTCCGGTCGGGCGGCTCGACGCCGACACGAGCGGACTGCTGCTGCTGACGAACGACGGCGACCTGGCCCATCGCCTCATGCACCCGCGCTACGGGGTCGTGAAGGTGTACCGCGTGCGCCTCGACCGCGAGCCCGGCCCGCGGCAGCTGGAGCGGCTCGCGCGCGGCGTCGAGTTCGAGCGCGGCGTGACGAGCGCGCCGGCTCGCGTGCGGCGCATCGATCCGGGCTTCGACGCGATCATGATCGAAATCGCGATCCACGAGGGTCGCTTCCGGCAGGTGCGGCGCATGTGCGAAGCCGTCGGTCTCAACGTCACGGGCCTTCACCGCGTGGGCTACGGGCCCGTCCGGCTGGGACCGCTCGCGCGCGGCATGTGGCGCGAGCTTGCGGACTCCGAGGTCGAGCGCCTGCGAGCCGCCTCGTCGGAGCCGCGACGCCGCGGCGCACCCGCTTCGGCGCCGGAGCGGCCCGCCCGGGTGGCCCGCCGAACGCCGCCGGCCGCGGGGCGCGCCGCGAGGGGCGCGCGGCGGGACGAGGCGGCCGAGGTGGAGGACCGATGGATTCCGGGAGGCGGCTTCGCACCGGAAGCCGGGGATGCCGGCGGGGCGGAGGAATGGCCCGCGCGCGCGAGCCGGGACCGCGGCGACGAAGCATTCCGCTCGCGGCGTCCGAACGTGGCAGGCCGCGGCGAGTCGCCGCCCTGGCACGCACCCGGGTTCCGGCGCGGACCCGCGAAGGCCGGGTTCCGGGAGTCGAATGGTCCGCGCAGCGGCGCCGGGCCAGGACGACGACGCCGGGAGGACGGTAAGCCCCGACGTGGCGAGGCGCGCGGCGGCGACGCGCGCGCTTCCCGAGCAGACCGCGGCACGGGCCAGGGACGCGGGCCCGCGCGGGCCATTTCACCCCGAAGCGAACGCAGGAGTGGGCCGGAACGCGCGCGCCCACGCCGCGAAGCGCCTCCGCGCAAGTCGGACGGACGCCGAAGCAGACCCGAAGATCGCACGAGACGCCCGCGTAACCGCTGA
- a CDS encoding cupin domain-containing protein, with protein sequence MNADAEFWVRTLDLVPHPEGGVFRETYRSAETAGGLPDRFAGPRSIATAIHYLLRAGERSRLHRLRADELWLFHDGGPLHLHLLGPGGHRRIVLGRDAARGEALQGLVPAGCWFGAELAASADFALVSCTCAPGFEYGDFEPGRRAPLLAEFPNERAVIERLTD encoded by the coding sequence ATGAACGCCGACGCCGAGTTCTGGGTGCGCACGCTCGACCTCGTGCCGCATCCGGAGGGCGGGGTGTTCCGCGAGACGTATCGTTCGGCCGAGACCGCGGGCGGCCTGCCGGACCGCTTCGCCGGTCCGCGCTCCATCGCCACCGCCATCCATTACCTGCTGCGCGCCGGTGAGCGTTCGCGCCTTCACCGCCTGCGCGCGGACGAACTCTGGCTCTTTCACGACGGCGGGCCGCTTCACCTGCACCTGCTCGGCCCCGGGGGCCACCGGCGGATCGTGCTCGGCCGCGACGCCGCGCGGGGCGAGGCGCTGCAGGGGCTCGTGCCGGCCGGCTGCTGGTTCGGCGCCGAGCTGGCCGCGTCGGCCGATTTCGCGCTGGTGAGCTGCACGTGCGCGCCGGGATTCGAGTACGGTGACTTCGAGCCGGGCCGCCGGGCCCCGCTGCTGGCGGAGTTTCCGAACGAGCGCGCCGTGATCGAGCGGCTGACCGATTGA
- a CDS encoding LysM peptidoglycan-binding domain-containing protein, which produces MTDRKTLRRALLAAVLMTGILPASLRAAESSAPLPDTNRPDSASVARSEPVVPLPDVEPSVPGPFQADSELADSVMLDQPAIEDVPLQVNADVLKWIEFFTGAGRSTFERWLKRSGRYMELFRTVLQKEGLPPDLVHLVFVESGFNMNARSYAAAVGPWQFLRSTSRLFGLNVNQWVDERKDPEKATVAAARYLKHLYGIFGDWPLALASYNAGEGTVLRAIKSQGTTNYWDLKLPRQTEQYVPQFMAALAITRNPVKYGFTEVEFDDPMRFDEVAFKGAVDLRSIAKLADCSIEDLKDLNPAARTTRLSGASGVTTLRVPEGRSGLIQKRLAEGAKLPAVSLTVRHSVRRGETLGGIAHDYSVSATKLAAVNGLSRKKPLRRGMMLTIPASAQAPTPSVIDPDDPRASTDYVPSRKIGLPVRLDGNSDASDRVNHIVRKGETLEGIAAQYGVSADDIRTWNNLDSGKLRVRQRLRVHSPEDAALANAAADSASIAALKIKVRKHSGSSRGSHIVRAGETLSSIAKRHGTTVHALKRANGLSSSFVRAGQRLRLPA; this is translated from the coding sequence ATGACCGACCGCAAGACCCTCCGGCGGGCCCTTCTGGCCGCCGTCCTGATGACGGGGATCCTGCCGGCCAGCCTGCGGGCCGCCGAAAGCTCCGCTCCCCTCCCCGACACGAATCGTCCCGACAGTGCGAGTGTCGCGCGCAGCGAGCCGGTCGTTCCCCTGCCCGACGTCGAGCCGAGCGTCCCCGGGCCCTTCCAGGCCGATTCCGAGCTCGCCGACAGCGTCATGCTGGACCAGCCGGCGATCGAGGACGTTCCGCTGCAGGTCAACGCCGACGTCCTCAAGTGGATCGAGTTCTTCACCGGCGCCGGCCGCAGCACCTTCGAGCGCTGGCTCAAGCGCTCCGGCCGCTACATGGAGCTGTTCCGCACCGTGCTCCAGAAGGAAGGCCTGCCGCCCGACCTGGTGCACCTCGTGTTCGTGGAGAGCGGCTTCAACATGAACGCGCGCTCCTACGCCGCCGCCGTGGGACCCTGGCAGTTCCTGCGATCCACCTCGCGGCTCTTCGGGCTCAACGTCAACCAGTGGGTGGACGAGCGCAAGGATCCCGAAAAGGCGACCGTGGCCGCGGCCCGCTACCTCAAGCACCTGTACGGCATTTTCGGCGACTGGCCACTCGCGCTGGCCTCGTACAACGCCGGCGAAGGCACGGTCCTGCGCGCGATCAAGTCGCAGGGCACGACGAACTACTGGGACCTCAAGCTGCCCCGGCAGACCGAGCAGTACGTTCCGCAGTTCATGGCCGCGCTCGCGATCACCCGCAACCCGGTCAAGTACGGGTTCACCGAGGTCGAGTTCGACGACCCGATGCGTTTCGACGAGGTCGCCTTCAAGGGCGCCGTGGACCTGCGCTCGATCGCGAAGCTCGCCGACTGCTCGATCGAGGACCTGAAGGACCTGAACCCGGCGGCGCGCACCACGCGCCTGTCCGGCGCCAGCGGCGTCACCACGCTGCGCGTCCCGGAGGGCAGGAGCGGGCTCATCCAGAAGCGGCTTGCCGAGGGCGCGAAGCTGCCGGCGGTGAGTCTCACCGTGCGCCACAGCGTGCGCCGGGGCGAAACGCTCGGCGGGATCGCCCACGACTACTCCGTGAGCGCCACGAAACTCGCCGCCGTGAACGGCTTGTCGCGCAAGAAGCCGCTCCGCCGCGGAATGATGCTGACGATCCCGGCTTCCGCGCAGGCGCCGACTCCTTCGGTCATCGATCCGGACGATCCGCGCGCCTCCACCGACTACGTGCCCAGCCGAAAGATCGGTCTGCCCGTCCGGCTCGACGGCAACAGCGACGCCTCCGACCGCGTCAACCACATCGTTCGCAAGGGCGAGACGCTCGAAGGCATCGCCGCCCAGTACGGCGTGAGCGCGGACGACATCCGCACCTGGAACAACCTGGACTCCGGCAAACTTCGGGTGCGCCAGCGGCTGCGGGTCCATTCCCCGGAGGACGCGGCGCTGGCCAACGCCGCCGCCGACAGCGCGAGCATCGCCGCGCTGAAGATCAAGGTCCGGAAGCACTCCGGCTCCTCCCGCGGCAGCCACATCGTGCGCGCGGGCGAGACCCTGTCCTCGATCGCGAAACGGCACGGCACGACGGTTCACGCGCTCAAGCGTGCGAACGGACTTTCCAGCTCGTTCGTCCGTGCCGGTCAGCGCCTGCGGCTGCCGGCCTGA
- the scpB gene encoding SMC-Scp complex subunit ScpB: MPPSNLRSAVEALLFSSDQPLSLMLLAEALESDAGEVAVALKDLGEEYASRDAGVELREMAGGWLFTTAAGQTEWVTRMLRGKRRMRLSRAALETMAIIAYKQPVTKSEIEAIRGVDASGVLATLLERNLVTIKGRSTVVGRPLLYGTTPEFLNYFGLRDLTELPRPEELRALVAAREPEQLEMLEMDPANGMPLALSAGAAAGVAVPLEAPPSDSEAAPSDAFSLEDADAAIAAAKSARAEAALAMARVAEPAGAVESMFAGAGDLAESSDEEEEEEEEDEYDDDEDDDDEYDDDEDDADDEDDEEVGEGDRLTARLSGDDSGR, from the coding sequence ATGCCTCCATCGAACCTGCGCTCGGCGGTTGAAGCGCTGCTCTTTTCCTCGGACCAGCCGCTGTCCTTGATGCTGCTGGCGGAGGCGCTCGAGTCCGACGCCGGGGAAGTGGCCGTGGCCCTGAAGGACCTCGGCGAGGAGTACGCCTCGCGCGACGCCGGCGTCGAGTTGCGCGAGATGGCGGGCGGCTGGTTGTTCACGACGGCCGCCGGCCAGACCGAGTGGGTGACGCGCATGCTGCGCGGCAAGCGCCGCATGCGGCTGTCGCGCGCCGCGCTCGAGACGATGGCGATCATCGCCTACAAGCAGCCGGTCACGAAGAGCGAGATCGAGGCGATTCGCGGCGTGGACGCGAGCGGCGTGCTGGCGACGTTGCTGGAGCGCAACCTCGTGACCATCAAGGGCCGCTCGACCGTGGTCGGCCGCCCGCTGCTGTACGGGACGACGCCCGAGTTCCTCAACTACTTCGGGCTGCGCGACCTCACGGAACTTCCACGCCCGGAGGAGTTGCGCGCGCTGGTCGCCGCCCGCGAGCCGGAACAGCTCGAGATGCTCGAAATGGACCCGGCGAACGGCATGCCGCTCGCGCTCTCCGCCGGCGCGGCGGCAGGCGTCGCGGTCCCGCTCGAGGCGCCTCCGTCGGATTCGGAGGCCGCGCCGTCGGACGCCTTCTCGCTCGAGGACGCCGACGCGGCGATCGCCGCGGCCAAGTCCGCGCGGGCGGAGGCGGCCCTCGCCATGGCGCGGGTCGCGGAGCCGGCCGGGGCGGTGGAGTCCATGTTCGCCGGCGCGGGCGACCTTGCCGAGTCGTCGGACGAAGAGGAAGAGGAAGAGGAAGAGGACGAATACGACGACGACGAGGACGACGATGACGAATACGACGACGACGAGGATGACGCCGACGACGAGGACGATGAAGAAGTCGGCGAGGGCGACCGTCTGACCGCCCGCCTGTCGGGCGACGACTCCGGCCGGTAG
- the glgC gene encoding glucose-1-phosphate adenylyltransferase: MNQARYAFILAGGVGSRLCLLSERRAKPAVPFGGKYRIIDFTLSNCVNSGIYDIGVLTQYRPTSLNLHIGIGRPWDLDRSRGGIQLLQPAPGAFQSDWYKGTADAIYQNLQHLKRRRVDEVLILSGDHVYKMDYNVLYAFHRANRALMTVAVTEVPEKDVSQFGILEAEAGGRVTAFKEKPRGPVSSRLASMGVYLFDREALIRLLVEDAAIADSSHDFGKDILPRMIARDEGVYAYRFPRYWQDVGTLDSYYEASLAFLSDRPPLDLHDSSWVIHTQSADRPPVRIEHGAKIAHSMIANGCRVAGQVVNSMLFPGVDVAPGAVIRDSIVMHDSVVGPRAELRRCIVDKEVEIGPGAQLGHGEERAPNRACPEHLSSGLVIVGKRARIPGGITIGQNARIGASVSEQDFSAPVPSGGVVDGPESMH, from the coding sequence ATGAACCAGGCGCGCTACGCCTTCATTCTCGCCGGCGGAGTCGGCAGCCGGCTCTGCCTGCTGTCCGAAAGGCGCGCCAAGCCGGCGGTGCCGTTCGGCGGCAAGTACCGGATCATCGACTTCACGCTTTCGAACTGCGTCAACTCCGGCATCTACGACATCGGCGTGCTGACCCAGTACCGCCCCACGTCGCTCAATCTGCACATCGGAATCGGCCGGCCCTGGGACCTCGACCGTTCACGCGGCGGCATCCAGCTGCTTCAGCCCGCGCCGGGCGCGTTCCAGAGCGACTGGTACAAGGGCACCGCCGACGCGATCTACCAGAACCTCCAGCATCTCAAGCGCCGGCGCGTGGACGAGGTGCTGATCCTGTCGGGGGACCACGTGTACAAGATGGACTACAACGTCCTGTACGCGTTTCATCGAGCGAATCGCGCGCTCATGACCGTCGCCGTGACCGAGGTGCCGGAGAAGGACGTCAGCCAGTTCGGCATCCTCGAGGCCGAGGCGGGCGGTCGCGTCACCGCGTTCAAGGAAAAGCCCAGGGGGCCGGTGAGTTCACGCCTGGCTTCGATGGGCGTCTATCTGTTCGACCGGGAGGCGCTGATCCGCCTGCTCGTCGAGGACGCGGCGATCGCGGATTCCTCGCACGACTTCGGCAAGGACATCCTGCCGCGCATGATCGCCCGCGACGAGGGCGTCTACGCGTATCGCTTTCCGCGCTACTGGCAGGACGTCGGAACGCTCGACTCGTACTACGAAGCGAGCCTCGCGTTCCTCTCGGACCGGCCGCCGCTCGACCTGCACGACAGCTCCTGGGTCATCCACACGCAGAGCGCGGACCGCCCTCCGGTGCGCATCGAGCACGGCGCGAAGATCGCGCACAGCATGATCGCCAACGGCTGCCGCGTGGCCGGCCAGGTCGTGAACTCGATGCTCTTCCCGGGCGTGGACGTCGCGCCCGGGGCGGTCATCCGAGACAGCATCGTCATGCACGATTCCGTCGTCGGCCCGCGCGCGGAACTGCGTCGCTGCATCGTGGACAAGGAGGTCGAGATCGGGCCCGGCGCGCAGCTCGGTCACGGCGAGGAGCGGGCGCCCAATCGCGCCTGCCCGGAGCACCTGTCGAGCGGACTGGTGATCGTCGGCAAGCGTGCGCGGATTCCCGGCGGCATCACCATCGGCCAGAACGCGCGGATCGGCGCTTCGGTCAGCGAACAGGACTTCTCCGCGCCGGTGCCCTCGGGCGGCGTGGTGGACGGTCCGGAGTCCATGCACTGA
- a CDS encoding PEGA domain-containing protein gives MSLASRPASRWAVSARTNGEVLTAGIGRSELELMVLGIPSGFSPLEIEGWLHDLAGVAVETSRADARTRAIPALIHHALTGLLFSHAELWDKLEAPRPCSSAFVDLPDGAAFGWCGEARVHVLVDGEPVEPKWVRVRDEAGREAKAAVFAPGVDVLVTLEYWPGGEDGGVAPASLEAEWTNAAEDDGPDHEWLASAPAEQDGAATRAEVTPAWFASAAEETAGGRPSRPTAPEAAPSAGTPAQTEAPAPALFAPYHELPESLPTQQPGLSAHDFDQRQSTPSVWPSSGVPELVVPMPTRPETPGVEYASPPAGDEFESYAPEAPNTPAPADSRPASSSASPSLAARAPFHSAPAEPAPAPVERFEAARESAAPKAAHPVARWLARVMKWGKPDRVVPEAGTEQPSVGGDAPPVSAYDALLSESVPPTPAEQSAIEFAPSPVSPPASPTARAGLRPAGLSDVLGSHAASAGSASPAWREAPAAPAAQAPASPPSGSIAINEKLQALLREIEAAESGAMPQLSPEIPADRAASPLEIDHEPVGADESFGIPPLPSALAVGPPEEDRITAIPPLPIGRVVTYPPPRPVPVAPPQPAAHAPSFEPTPGEVPQGAPSAAAAGSPPGLNVTLPGRETGAFEPIVLERTAPPEGPPQATDWAGPGSFDPSFVGPPAPAAPAEGVEPEAPFPVVTRRARSLEGPQPVATAKFGMPPHSGLWAAGIVTVFLVGWLVGGFASPGADRGGPVMAALRALGIGGAHYSVSVNSSPGGVQIEVDGKPQTSLTPATIELPPGEHVVRLVMPGLGAVEVPVKGRRGEKLSIDESLNGSLEILDTDANVPIAVSIDGKSAGYAPLRVESIAPGLHEVGFTGPGMPAWAQTVQVGVRSGAQMIARPMTAPANGVIQVQATLNDERGASPLSGAQVYVDGDLKGVTPLSVELPRGPHSLRVTWRGETAPIQVIDLPGGNQRFAAFNFGLDLDAARLTPIGNTRTFPAGQPKVVSAAVEGLAASDIHEAWLHVRTPEGLWRRYEMTLLRSGAGLVVTSVFPDNVFDKQGTTRWYLRVVSQQGDEVFSEVQRSSLAPAGGTSSRSQP, from the coding sequence ATGAGTCTCGCCAGCAGACCGGCATCGAGGTGGGCGGTTTCCGCCCGCACCAACGGTGAAGTTCTGACCGCCGGCATCGGCCGGTCCGAGCTCGAGCTCATGGTCCTCGGGATCCCCTCGGGCTTCAGCCCGCTCGAGATCGAGGGCTGGCTCCACGACCTGGCCGGGGTCGCCGTCGAGACTTCGCGAGCCGACGCGCGCACGCGGGCCATTCCGGCGCTCATCCACCACGCGCTGACCGGACTGCTTTTTTCGCACGCCGAGCTCTGGGACAAGCTGGAAGCACCGCGTCCCTGCTCGAGCGCATTCGTGGACCTGCCCGATGGCGCCGCCTTCGGCTGGTGCGGAGAAGCGAGAGTCCACGTGCTGGTGGACGGCGAACCGGTCGAACCGAAATGGGTCCGTGTGCGGGACGAGGCCGGCAGGGAAGCGAAGGCTGCGGTCTTCGCTCCCGGTGTGGACGTGCTGGTGACGCTCGAGTACTGGCCCGGCGGCGAGGACGGCGGCGTCGCCCCCGCGTCCCTGGAAGCCGAGTGGACGAACGCGGCGGAGGACGACGGGCCGGATCATGAATGGCTCGCGTCCGCACCCGCCGAGCAGGATGGAGCCGCGACGCGCGCCGAGGTGACGCCCGCCTGGTTCGCCTCCGCGGCCGAGGAGACGGCGGGAGGCCGGCCTTCTCGTCCGACCGCTCCCGAAGCCGCGCCGTCGGCCGGCACGCCGGCGCAGACCGAAGCTCCCGCTCCGGCCTTGTTCGCGCCCTATCACGAACTGCCCGAGTCGCTGCCGACGCAGCAGCCCGGTCTTTCGGCGCATGATTTCGACCAGCGCCAGTCCACGCCGTCCGTGTGGCCGTCTTCGGGCGTTCCGGAACTGGTGGTGCCGATGCCCACCCGGCCGGAGACGCCGGGCGTGGAGTACGCCTCGCCGCCGGCCGGCGACGAGTTCGAATCGTACGCGCCCGAGGCGCCGAACACGCCCGCACCGGCGGATTCCCGGCCGGCCTCGTCCTCCGCTTCCCCGTCACTGGCCGCGCGCGCGCCTTTCCATTCCGCGCCAGCGGAGCCTGCCCCGGCACCCGTGGAGCGGTTCGAGGCTGCACGAGAGTCGGCCGCGCCGAAAGCCGCGCATCCCGTCGCTCGCTGGCTCGCGCGTGTGATGAAGTGGGGAAAGCCGGATCGCGTCGTGCCCGAGGCCGGGACGGAGCAACCGTCGGTCGGCGGCGATGCCCCTCCGGTTTCCGCCTACGATGCCCTGCTTTCCGAGTCCGTGCCCCCGACGCCCGCCGAGCAATCGGCGATCGAGTTCGCACCCTCGCCGGTTTCGCCGCCGGCGTCCCCGACCGCGCGCGCCGGATTGCGTCCCGCGGGCCTCTCCGACGTGCTCGGTTCGCACGCCGCATCCGCCGGCAGCGCGTCGCCAGCGTGGCGCGAAGCGCCCGCGGCCCCGGCCGCGCAAGCGCCGGCGAGTCCGCCCTCGGGCTCGATCGCGATCAACGAGAAGCTGCAGGCGCTTCTGCGCGAAATCGAAGCGGCCGAGTCAGGCGCCATGCCGCAGCTTTCGCCCGAGATCCCGGCCGATCGGGCGGCGAGTCCGCTGGAGATCGACCATGAACCGGTCGGCGCCGACGAGTCGTTCGGGATTCCGCCGCTGCCGTCCGCACTCGCCGTCGGCCCGCCCGAGGAGGATCGCATCACGGCGATCCCGCCGCTTCCGATCGGGCGGGTGGTCACCTATCCGCCGCCGCGACCCGTCCCGGTCGCTCCACCTCAACCTGCCGCACACGCGCCTTCGTTCGAGCCCACGCCGGGCGAGGTTCCGCAGGGCGCACCGTCCGCCGCTGCCGCCGGCTCACCGCCGGGTCTGAACGTCACATTGCCCGGGCGCGAGACGGGTGCCTTTGAACCCATCGTCCTCGAACGCACGGCACCGCCCGAGGGCCCGCCGCAGGCGACGGACTGGGCGGGGCCCGGGAGCTTCGATCCCTCGTTCGTCGGTCCGCCCGCGCCGGCCGCGCCGGCGGAAGGGGTCGAACCGGAAGCGCCCTTCCCCGTGGTCACGCGCCGCGCCCGCTCGCTCGAAGGCCCTCAGCCCGTCGCGACGGCGAAGTTCGGGATGCCTCCGCATTCGGGTCTCTGGGCTGCCGGCATCGTCACGGTCTTCCTCGTCGGCTGGCTGGTCGGTGGTTTCGCGAGCCCCGGCGCGGACCGCGGCGGACCGGTGATGGCGGCGCTGCGGGCTCTCGGCATCGGCGGCGCGCACTACAGCGTGTCCGTGAACAGTTCGCCGGGAGGCGTACAGATCGAAGTGGACGGCAAGCCACAGACGTCGCTCACCCCGGCGACGATCGAACTGCCCCCGGGCGAGCACGTCGTCCGTCTCGTCATGCCGGGCCTGGGTGCGGTCGAGGTGCCCGTCAAGGGCCGCCGCGGCGAAAAGCTCTCCATTGACGAGTCGCTCAACGGCAGCCTCGAGATTCTCGATACCGACGCCAACGTGCCGATCGCGGTCTCCATTGACGGCAAGAGCGCGGGGTACGCGCCGCTGCGGGTCGAGAGCATCGCGCCCGGCCTGCACGAAGTCGGGTTCACGGGACCCGGCATGCCCGCCTGGGCCCAGACGGTCCAGGTCGGCGTGCGCTCCGGCGCGCAGATGATCGCCCGGCCCATGACCGCCCCGGCCAATGGCGTGATCCAGGTGCAGGCGACGCTCAACGACGAGCGCGGCGCCTCGCCGCTGTCCGGCGCGCAGGTGTACGTGGACGGCGACCTCAAGGGCGTGACGCCGCTGTCCGTCGAGCTGCCGCGCGGCCCGCACAGCCTGCGCGTGACCTGGCGGGGCGAGACCGCGCCGATCCAGGTGATCGACCTGCCGGGCGGCAACCAGCGCTTCGCCGCGTTCAACTTCGGGCTCGATCTCGACGCGGCGCGACTGACCCCGATCGGCAACACGCGAACCTTCCCGGCCGGCCAGCCGAAGGTCGTTTCGGCGGCGGTCGAGGGGCTGGCGGCGTCCGACATCCACGAAGCCTGGCTGCACGTGCGGACTCCCGAGGGCCTGTGGCGGCGATACGAGATGACGCTGCTGCGCAGCGGCGCCGGACTGGTCGTGACCTCGGTCTTCCCCGACAACGTCTTCGACAAGCAGGGGACGACCCGCTGGTACCTGCGCGTCGTCTCGCAGCAGGGCGACGAAGTCTTCTCCGAAGTGCAGCGCTCCAGTCTCGCGCCGGCAGGCGGGACGTCGTCGCGATCACAACCCTGA